Proteins from a single region of Pseudodesulfovibrio portus:
- the rsxE gene encoding electron transport complex subunit RsxE translates to MNRLWKEFSKGLWKDLPPFKLVLGLCPVLAVTKSADNGLGMGMAVIFVLALSNLMVSLLRKFIPAKVRIACFIAISASLVVAVELLMQAYAYPLYQQLGIFVPLIVVNCIILGRAEAFASKNGPLLSMADGLGMGVGFTMSLTFLGGLRELLGTGALFGKNLAWSGFEPFGIMVDAPGAFISLGVLLAIMTFVENVRRKRKGLAAVQGPTHDCGSCGGCGHATQS, encoded by the coding sequence ATGAACAGATTGTGGAAGGAATTCTCCAAAGGCCTCTGGAAGGACCTGCCCCCGTTCAAACTCGTCCTCGGGCTGTGCCCGGTCCTGGCCGTGACCAAGTCCGCCGACAACGGGCTGGGCATGGGCATGGCGGTCATCTTCGTCCTTGCCCTGTCCAACCTGATGGTCTCGCTGCTCAGGAAATTCATCCCGGCCAAGGTCCGCATCGCCTGCTTCATCGCCATTTCCGCCTCCCTGGTGGTGGCCGTGGAGCTGCTCATGCAGGCCTATGCCTATCCCCTGTACCAGCAGCTGGGCATCTTCGTGCCGCTGATCGTGGTCAACTGCATCATCCTGGGCCGCGCCGAGGCCTTTGCCTCCAAGAACGGCCCCCTGCTGTCCATGGCCGACGGCCTGGGCATGGGCGTGGGCTTCACCATGTCCCTGACCTTCCTCGGCGGGTTGCGCGAACTGCTCGGCACCGGCGCGCTGTTCGGCAAAAACCTGGCCTGGAGCGGCTTCGAGCCCTTCGGGATCATGGTCGACGCCCCCGGCGCATTCATCAGCCTCGGCGTCCTGCTGGCCATCATGACCTTCGTTGAAAACGTCCGGCGCAAGCGCAAGGGACTGGCTGCGGTCCAGGGCCCCACCCACGACTGCGGCTCCTGCGGCGGCTGCGGCCACGCAACACAAAGCTAA
- a CDS encoding NirD/YgiW/YdeI family stress tolerance protein: MVFLLLTCVFVTTAMAGHPVAKTVAEAKVSAVDTDVALTGRFVKKINDGSFLFSDGTGELLVHVMGAELDPSLMTADVDLTGMVVQDFMYTEVRAESVSVHN; encoded by the coding sequence ATGGTTTTTCTGCTTCTCACCTGCGTATTCGTAACCACTGCAATGGCCGGTCATCCTGTTGCCAAGACCGTGGCCGAGGCCAAGGTTTCCGCAGTGGACACCGACGTGGCCCTGACCGGTCGCTTCGTGAAGAAGATCAACGACGGCAGCTTCCTGTTCTCCGACGGAACCGGCGAGCTGCTGGTCCATGTCATGGGTGCCGAGCTTGATCCGTCCCTGATGACCGCCGACGTGGACCTGACGGGCATGGTCGTCCAGGATTTCATGTACACCGAAGTGCGTGCCGAGTCCGTCTCCGTGCACAACTAA
- the pta gene encoding phosphate acetyltransferase: MSKSLYIAATEARSGKSAIVLGVMNLLRANLQRVAIFRPIINDHVQGQRDHDIDLMLRHFALDMEYEQTYGYTLSEAQRILNNGQQALLLENTLNKFKELEKEYDFVLCEGTDYIGGNAALEYEINVSIVSNLGCPVMVVVNGQDRAEEEICDSAQRTIETFEEKGLEVMGLIVNRAKDDLSPDALETLKANTRSSYPLLTHAIPDDKRLGDPTMHDVIRALDATVLYGHGGLDTQVDNFVTAAMHISNFLNYIREGSLIITPGDRSDIILASITSRQSSSYGNIAGMVLTGGLQPSESVHRLIEGWTGVPLPILSVRDHTFKTTQALQSLHGTIDPDHPTKIATAIGLFESCVDLEELRKRLVTTESKKTTPVMFEYNLIEKAKSRTQHIVLPEGTSDRIIQATEILQRRKVVDVTLLGDPEAIRAQASSLGVQLNGAQCVDPAKSGLFEAYAERYFEARKHKGIRMEDARDRMLDPTYFGTMMVHAGDADGMVSGSVTTTAQTIRPAFEFIKTKPEASIVSSVFLMCMGDRVVCFGDCAVNPKPNARQLAEIALSSAETARLFGIDPFVAMLSYSTGGSGTGEEVEKVMEATEMARALAVERGLSLPIEGPLQYDAAVDPEVARTKMPDSEVAGRATVFIFPDLNTGNNTYKAVQRAVPGSTAIGPVLQGLNKPVNDLSRGCRVRDIVNTVAITAIQAQAEKSAK, from the coding sequence ATGTCCAAGAGTTTATACATAGCGGCCACGGAAGCGCGCAGTGGCAAATCGGCCATCGTGCTCGGCGTCATGAACCTGTTGCGGGCCAACCTGCAGCGGGTGGCGATCTTCCGGCCCATCATCAACGACCATGTGCAAGGGCAGCGCGACCACGACATCGACCTCATGCTGCGCCACTTCGCCCTGGACATGGAATACGAGCAGACCTACGGGTACACCCTGAGCGAAGCCCAGCGGATACTCAACAACGGGCAACAGGCCCTGCTCCTTGAAAACACCTTGAACAAATTCAAGGAATTGGAAAAAGAATACGACTTCGTGCTCTGCGAGGGCACCGACTATATCGGCGGCAACGCGGCCCTGGAATACGAGATCAACGTTTCCATCGTCTCCAACCTGGGCTGCCCCGTCATGGTGGTGGTCAACGGCCAGGACCGGGCCGAGGAAGAGATCTGCGACTCGGCCCAGCGGACCATCGAGACCTTTGAGGAAAAGGGCCTCGAAGTCATGGGGCTCATCGTCAACCGGGCCAAGGACGACCTGTCCCCGGACGCGCTTGAAACCCTGAAGGCCAACACCCGGTCGAGCTACCCGCTGCTGACCCACGCCATCCCGGACGACAAGCGGCTGGGGGACCCGACCATGCACGACGTGATCCGGGCGCTGGACGCAACCGTGCTCTACGGCCATGGCGGCCTGGACACCCAGGTGGACAACTTCGTCACCGCCGCAATGCACATCTCCAATTTTCTCAACTACATCCGTGAAGGAAGCCTGATCATCACCCCCGGGGACCGATCGGACATCATCCTGGCCAGCATCACCTCGCGCCAGTCTTCCTCCTACGGCAACATCGCGGGCATGGTCCTCACGGGCGGATTGCAGCCGTCGGAATCGGTCCACCGCCTGATCGAGGGGTGGACGGGCGTGCCCCTGCCCATCCTGAGCGTCAGGGACCACACCTTCAAGACCACCCAGGCGCTCCAGTCCCTGCACGGCACCATCGACCCCGATCACCCGACCAAGATCGCCACGGCCATCGGATTGTTCGAGTCCTGCGTGGACCTGGAAGAGCTGCGCAAGCGGCTGGTGACCACCGAGTCCAAGAAGACCACCCCGGTCATGTTCGAATACAACCTGATCGAAAAGGCCAAGAGCCGGACCCAGCACATCGTCCTGCCCGAGGGCACCAGCGACCGCATCATCCAGGCCACGGAAATCCTCCAGCGCCGCAAGGTCGTGGACGTCACCCTGCTCGGCGACCCGGAGGCCATCCGGGCGCAGGCCTCCAGCCTCGGCGTCCAGCTCAACGGGGCCCAGTGCGTGGACCCGGCCAAATCCGGCCTATTCGAGGCCTACGCAGAGCGGTACTTCGAGGCCCGCAAACACAAGGGCATCCGCATGGAGGACGCCCGCGACCGGATGCTCGACCCCACCTATTTCGGGACCATGATGGTCCACGCCGGGGATGCGGACGGCATGGTTTCCGGGTCCGTCACCACCACGGCCCAGACCATCCGGCCCGCCTTCGAATTCATCAAGACCAAACCGGAGGCCTCCATCGTGTCCTCCGTGTTCCTCATGTGCATGGGAGACCGCGTGGTCTGCTTCGGCGACTGCGCGGTCAACCCCAAGCCCAACGCCCGGCAACTGGCGGAGATCGCCCTCAGCTCGGCGGAGACCGCCCGGCTCTTCGGCATCGACCCGTTCGTGGCCATGCTCTCCTACTCCACCGGCGGCTCCGGCACCGGCGAGGAAGTGGAAAAGGTCATGGAGGCCACGGAGATGGCCCGCGCCCTGGCCGTGGAACGCGGCCTGTCCCTGCCCATCGAGGGACCGCTGCAGTACGACGCCGCAGTGGACCCGGAGGTGGCCCGGACCAAGATGCCGGACTCCGAGGTGGCCGGACGGGCCACGGTCTTCATCTTCCCGGACCTCAACACCGGCAACAACACCTACAAGGCCGTGCAGCGGGCCGTGCCGGGGTCCACGGCCATCGGACCGGTCCTCCAGGGGCTGAACAAGCCCGTGAACGACCTGAGCCGGGGGTGCCGGGTCCGCGACATCGTCAACACCGTGGCCATCACCGCCATACAGGCACAAGCTGAAAAGAGCGCGAAATGA
- a CDS encoding FAD-dependent oxidoreductase, whose protein sequence is MIVTSGLTLFSIGLGAAAILGVASKLLYVKEDPRIGLIEDSLPGANCGGCGYPGCSGAAAAIVAGKAPASVCIVSDAETAAVVAGIMGQEVIEREPELAVRDCSGGTRAEDAFHYEGALDCRAAHLLYGGSKTCPEGCLGLGSCVRACPFNAIHMGPAGLPVIDPDECKACGNCVDACPRGVITVSGMSARLLHLNQTTDCLAPCRQKCPAQINIPKYIEQIKAGDYDGAVMTIKERNPLLVTCGRVCPRPCETECRRQYVDETVGINMLKRFVADRELRSGTHLPVACAKDTGKKVAVVGGGPAGLSCAYFLRRLGHSPTIFDAMPALGGQTRYGIPEYRLPKADLDWEIQGILDLGIDARLNTSFGKDFTLETLKADGFETIFLGIGAWQASGMYAEGEDLDGVMGGIEFLTAHALGQKPETGDKVIVVGGGNTAIDAARTCVRLGAEVTLMYRRTRNEMPADMEEIVGAEDEGVKFKFLAAPARVIGDENGRATHLEYYEMELGEPDDSGRRRPVKKEGSEARMEASLIIPAIGQKPDLGCLYDDGEGECPLETTRWQTIVADPDTFQTAIPGVFTAGDVYTGPDLVISAIGDGRKAARSMHYFMTQDHVPVPETTQKGMIPYTLFKEIGQVERKKRAVLPHLCHGDERNCTFNEVEGSLSEAEARAEADRCLRCGLVCYDRDADAPTDRIENANT, encoded by the coding sequence ATGATAGTGACATCGGGACTGACACTGTTCAGCATCGGCCTCGGAGCCGCAGCCATACTGGGCGTGGCCTCCAAGCTCCTGTACGTGAAGGAGGACCCGCGCATCGGACTGATCGAGGACAGCCTGCCCGGCGCCAACTGCGGCGGCTGCGGCTATCCCGGCTGTTCGGGCGCGGCGGCGGCCATCGTGGCGGGCAAGGCCCCGGCCTCGGTCTGCATCGTTTCCGACGCCGAGACCGCCGCCGTGGTGGCCGGCATCATGGGCCAGGAAGTCATCGAGCGCGAACCCGAGCTCGCCGTACGCGACTGCTCCGGCGGCACCCGGGCCGAAGACGCCTTCCACTACGAGGGCGCACTGGACTGCCGGGCGGCCCACCTGCTCTACGGAGGCTCCAAAACCTGCCCCGAAGGATGCCTGGGCCTTGGCTCCTGCGTCCGCGCCTGTCCCTTCAACGCCATCCACATGGGCCCGGCAGGGCTCCCGGTCATCGACCCCGACGAGTGCAAGGCCTGCGGCAACTGCGTGGACGCCTGCCCGCGCGGCGTCATCACCGTGTCCGGCATGTCCGCCCGGCTGCTCCACCTCAATCAGACCACGGATTGTTTGGCCCCGTGCCGCCAGAAATGCCCGGCGCAAATCAACATCCCCAAATATATCGAGCAGATCAAGGCGGGAGACTATGACGGCGCGGTCATGACCATCAAGGAGCGCAACCCGCTTCTGGTCACCTGCGGCCGGGTCTGCCCCCGCCCCTGCGAGACCGAGTGCCGCCGACAATACGTGGACGAGACCGTGGGCATCAACATGCTGAAACGGTTCGTGGCCGACAGGGAGCTCCGCTCCGGGACGCACCTGCCCGTGGCCTGCGCCAAGGACACCGGCAAAAAGGTGGCCGTCGTCGGAGGCGGGCCCGCCGGGTTGTCCTGCGCCTATTTCCTGCGCCGGCTGGGACACAGCCCGACCATTTTCGACGCCATGCCCGCCCTGGGCGGCCAGACCCGCTACGGCATCCCGGAGTACCGGCTGCCCAAGGCGGACCTCGACTGGGAAATCCAGGGCATCCTGGACCTGGGCATAGATGCCCGGCTCAACACCAGTTTCGGCAAGGACTTCACCCTGGAGACCCTCAAGGCGGACGGCTTCGAGACCATCTTCCTCGGCATCGGCGCCTGGCAGGCGTCGGGCATGTACGCCGAGGGCGAGGACCTGGACGGCGTCATGGGCGGCATCGAGTTCCTCACGGCCCACGCCCTGGGCCAGAAACCGGAGACCGGGGACAAGGTCATCGTGGTCGGCGGCGGCAACACCGCCATCGACGCGGCCCGGACCTGCGTCCGGCTGGGCGCGGAGGTGACCCTCATGTACCGCCGCACCCGCAACGAGATGCCTGCGGACATGGAAGAGATCGTCGGGGCCGAGGACGAGGGCGTCAAGTTCAAGTTCCTGGCCGCCCCTGCCCGCGTCATCGGCGACGAGAACGGCAGGGCCACCCACCTGGAATACTATGAGATGGAACTGGGCGAGCCCGACGATTCCGGTCGCCGCCGCCCGGTGAAGAAGGAAGGCTCCGAGGCGCGCATGGAGGCCAGCCTGATCATCCCGGCCATCGGCCAGAAGCCCGACCTCGGCTGCCTGTACGACGACGGGGAAGGCGAGTGCCCCCTGGAGACCACCCGCTGGCAGACCATCGTGGCCGATCCGGACACCTTCCAGACGGCCATCCCCGGCGTATTCACCGCCGGCGACGTCTACACCGGCCCGGACCTGGTCATCTCGGCCATCGGCGACGGGCGCAAGGCGGCCCGGTCCATGCACTACTTCATGACCCAGGACCACGTCCCGGTGCCCGAGACCACCCAGAAGGGCATGATCCCGTACACATTGTTCAAGGAAATCGGTCAGGTGGAACGGAAGAAACGGGCCGTCCTGCCCCATCTCTGCCACGGCGACGAACGCAACTGCACCTTCAACGAGGTCGAAGGCTCACTGAGCGAGGCCGAAGCACGGGCCGAAGCCGACCGCTGCCTGCGATGCGGCCTGGTCTGCTACGACCGGGATGCGGATGCGCCGACGGACCGGATAGAGAACGCAAACACATAA
- a CDS encoding electron transport complex protein RnfA, with translation MQEYFLLFIGAMFVNNIVLAQYLGNCPFIGTSKETSVAVGMGGAVVFVAVMATAITWLVQRHVLVPFGLGYLQTLAFILVIASLVQFVEMFLKKMVPPLYKSLGIFLPLITTNCAVMGIALICQREEFGLFESTMFAFASGLGFMLALVLLAGVRERLAVRRLPMAMRGTPIGLIMAGLMSLAFFAFKGMI, from the coding sequence ATGCAGGAATACTTTCTTCTCTTCATAGGCGCGATGTTCGTCAACAACATCGTCCTGGCCCAGTACCTGGGCAACTGCCCGTTCATCGGCACCTCCAAGGAGACGTCCGTGGCCGTGGGCATGGGCGGAGCCGTGGTCTTCGTGGCCGTCATGGCCACCGCCATCACCTGGCTGGTCCAGCGGCACGTCCTGGTGCCCTTCGGTCTCGGCTACCTCCAGACCCTGGCCTTCATCCTGGTCATCGCCTCCCTGGTCCAGTTCGTGGAAATGTTCCTCAAGAAGATGGTCCCGCCGCTGTACAAGTCGCTGGGCATCTTCCTGCCGCTCATCACCACCAACTGCGCCGTCATGGGTATCGCCCTCATCTGCCAGCGCGAGGAATTCGGGCTCTTCGAGTCGACCATGTTCGCCTTTGCCTCGGGCCTGGGCTTCATGCTCGCCCTGGTGCTCCTGGCGGGCGTGCGCGAGCGGCTGGCCGTGCGCAGGCTGCCCATGGCCATGCGCGGCACCCCCATCGGGCTGATCATGGCGGGACTCATGTCCCTGGCCTTCTTCGCCTTCAAGGGCATGATCTAG
- a CDS encoding acetate kinase — protein sequence MNILVINCGSSSLKYQLLDMTGESVVATGVIERIGEELGSITQKSNPDKYPDAKSVEQLPIPNHEAAMRLMVDKLVGEDWGVIDSLRDIDAVGHRVVQGGEDFSAPALVDKGVIRSIQANIPLAPLHNPANLTGIEIALELFHNTPNVAVFDTEFHQTIPQKAFMYPVPMELYTEFKVRKYGFHGTSHKYVTRTAAAHLGKPVDTVNLITVHLGNGCSMAAVEQGKCVDTTMGLTPLAGLMMGTRCGDVDPAIHAFVAKHRQMSLADVDAMLNKQSGLFGVCGMNDMRDIHAARAKGDDAAQLAFEMFAYRVKSTIGAYLAVLGGADAVVFTAGIGENDEDVRALACQDLEGLGIVLDPEKNGAREPGVRTISGRDSRVAVLIVPTDEELEIAQATQAIVNG from the coding sequence ATGAACATACTCGTCATCAACTGCGGCAGCTCCTCGCTCAAGTACCAACTGCTCGACATGACAGGCGAATCGGTCGTCGCCACCGGCGTCATCGAGCGCATCGGCGAAGAGCTGGGCTCCATCACCCAGAAGTCCAACCCGGACAAATACCCGGACGCCAAGTCCGTGGAGCAGCTCCCCATCCCCAACCATGAAGCGGCCATGCGGCTCATGGTGGACAAGCTGGTGGGCGAGGATTGGGGCGTCATCGACTCCCTGCGCGACATCGACGCCGTCGGCCACCGCGTGGTTCAGGGCGGCGAGGATTTCTCGGCCCCGGCCCTGGTGGACAAGGGCGTGATCCGGTCGATCCAGGCCAACATCCCCCTGGCCCCGCTGCACAACCCGGCCAACCTGACCGGCATCGAGATCGCCCTGGAGCTCTTCCACAACACGCCCAACGTGGCCGTGTTCGACACCGAATTCCACCAGACCATCCCGCAGAAGGCGTTCATGTACCCGGTGCCCATGGAGCTCTACACCGAGTTCAAGGTGCGCAAGTACGGCTTCCACGGCACCTCGCACAAGTACGTGACCCGCACCGCCGCCGCCCACCTGGGCAAGCCCGTGGACACGGTGAACCTGATCACCGTGCACCTGGGTAACGGCTGCTCCATGGCCGCCGTCGAACAGGGGAAATGCGTGGACACCACCATGGGCCTGACTCCCCTGGCGGGGTTGATGATGGGCACCCGGTGCGGCGACGTGGACCCGGCCATCCACGCCTTTGTGGCCAAGCACCGGCAGATGAGCCTGGCCGACGTGGACGCCATGCTCAACAAGCAGTCCGGCCTGTTCGGCGTCTGCGGCATGAACGACATGCGCGACATCCACGCTGCCCGGGCCAAGGGCGACGATGCGGCCCAACTCGCCTTCGAGATGTTCGCCTACCGCGTGAAATCCACCATCGGCGCCTACCTGGCAGTGCTCGGCGGGGCCGACGCCGTGGTCTTCACCGCAGGTATCGGAGAGAACGACGAGGATGTCCGCGCCCTGGCCTGCCAAGACCTGGAAGGGCTGGGCATCGTCCTCGATCCGGAAAAGAACGGGGCCAGGGAACCGGGCGTCCGCACCATCAGCGGCCGGGACAGCCGGGTGGCCGTGCTCATCGTTCCCACGGACGAGGAGTTGGAAATCGCACAGGCCACACAGGCCATCGTCAATGGTTGA
- the nifJ gene encoding pyruvate:ferredoxin (flavodoxin) oxidoreductase translates to MAKMKTMDGNTAAAWVAYAMSETAAIYPITPSSTMGEIADEWAAQNRKNIFGQTVEIRQLQSEAGAAGAVHGGLTGGALTTTFTASQGLLLMIPNMYKIAGELLPCVFHVSARAIAAHALSIFGDHQDVMACRQTGFAMLAAASVQEVMDLSLVSHLSTVEASVPFVSFFDGFRTSHEIQKVEVIDYDDMKPLLNMDKVAEFRARAMNPEHPNVRGTAQNPDIYFQGREASNACYDAIPGIVEEYMQKVSALTGREYRPFDYVGAPDAERVIISMGSSCETIEEVVNHLVAQGEKVGLIKVRLYRPFSAKHFLAVLPASAKTVTVLDRTKEPGALGDPLYQDICTMFLEKGEGPAVIAGRYGLGSKEFTPAMAKAVFDNMASSSPQARFTVGITDDVSNASLVTAETLDTTPLGTVQCKFWGLGSDGTVGANKQAIKIIGDNTDMYAQGYFAYDSKKSGGITISHLRFGEKPIQSTYLVTAADYVACHNPSYVHLYDVLDGIKEGGTFVLNCAWSADDMDRELPASMRRAIAQKKLKFYTVDAVKIAGQVGLGGRINMIMQTAFFKLADVIDFEEAVTLLKAGIKAAYGKKGDKIVNMNNAAVDNAIDAIVEVPVPASWADLADDPKAESDEPDYVRDIMRPVLAQKGDDLPVSVFSKDGTVPSGTSKYEKRGVAILVPEWIADNCIQCNQCAFVCPHSALRPVLADDAEMQSAPATFIAQDAKGKDVKGLKYRMQVNTLDCLGCGNCADICPAKEKALVMKPIATQTGDQVPNFDFSETVSYKDAFKRDTVKGSQFKQSLMEFSGACAGCGETPYVKVLTQLFGERMVIANATGCSSIWGASAPSTPYCTNADGHGPAWGNSLFEDAAEFGFGIEMGVNKRRNTLVAKCEAALETASGDVKAAIENWLAARGDAQDSAETGAALKAALADATDESLKAIAADSDLFTKKSVWIFGGDGWAYDIGYGGVDHVLASGRDINILVLDTEVYSNTGGQSSKATPLGSIAKFAAAGKATGKKDLGRMAMTYGYVYVAQVAMGADKQQMLKAFKEAEAYNGPSLIICYAPCINQGIRKGMGKTQLEQKLAVDSGYWPLYRYNPELVAEGKNPFQLESKAPDGTLQEFLSGENRYAMLERFHPELSKAFRVKIEKDYADRYATYTHLAEADFSRAAGGEDLAACDTGVSAESPGSGEPCDDGR, encoded by the coding sequence ATGGCAAAGATGAAAACAATGGACGGCAACACCGCCGCCGCATGGGTCGCCTATGCGATGAGCGAGACCGCCGCCATCTATCCCATCACCCCGTCGTCCACCATGGGCGAGATCGCCGATGAGTGGGCCGCACAGAATCGCAAGAACATTTTCGGGCAGACCGTGGAAATCCGGCAGCTCCAGTCCGAGGCCGGGGCGGCCGGGGCCGTGCACGGCGGACTGACCGGCGGCGCGCTGACCACCACCTTCACCGCCTCCCAGGGCCTCCTGCTCATGATCCCCAACATGTACAAGATCGCGGGCGAACTGCTGCCCTGCGTCTTCCATGTTTCGGCCCGGGCCATCGCGGCCCACGCCCTGTCCATCTTCGGCGACCACCAGGACGTCATGGCCTGCCGCCAGACCGGCTTCGCCATGCTGGCCGCCGCCTCGGTCCAGGAGGTCATGGACCTCTCCCTGGTGTCCCACCTGTCCACGGTCGAGGCGTCCGTGCCGTTCGTCTCCTTCTTCGACGGCTTCCGCACCTCCCATGAAATCCAGAAGGTCGAGGTCATCGACTACGACGACATGAAGCCGCTGCTGAACATGGACAAGGTGGCCGAGTTCCGCGCCCGGGCCATGAACCCCGAGCACCCCAACGTGCGCGGCACCGCCCAGAACCCGGACATCTACTTCCAGGGCCGCGAGGCGTCCAACGCCTGTTACGACGCCATCCCCGGGATCGTGGAAGAATACATGCAGAAGGTCTCCGCCCTGACCGGCCGTGAATACAGGCCCTTCGACTACGTGGGCGCACCGGACGCCGAGCGCGTCATCATCTCCATGGGCTCCTCCTGCGAGACCATCGAAGAGGTGGTCAACCACCTGGTCGCCCAGGGCGAAAAGGTCGGCCTGATCAAGGTCCGGCTGTACCGTCCCTTCTCCGCAAAGCATTTCCTGGCCGTGCTGCCCGCCTCCGCCAAGACCGTCACCGTGCTCGACCGGACCAAGGAGCCCGGCGCGCTCGGCGATCCCCTGTACCAGGACATCTGCACCATGTTCCTGGAGAAAGGCGAAGGTCCCGCCGTCATCGCGGGCCGCTACGGGCTGGGCTCCAAGGAGTTCACCCCGGCCATGGCCAAAGCGGTTTTCGACAACATGGCGTCGTCCAGCCCCCAGGCCCGCTTCACCGTGGGCATCACGGACGACGTCAGCAATGCCTCCCTTGTCACGGCCGAGACCCTGGATACCACACCTCTTGGCACTGTTCAGTGCAAGTTCTGGGGTCTCGGCTCCGACGGGACGGTCGGGGCGAACAAGCAGGCCATCAAAATCATCGGCGACAACACCGACATGTACGCGCAGGGGTATTTCGCCTACGACTCCAAGAAGTCCGGCGGCATCACCATCTCCCACCTCCGCTTCGGCGAGAAACCCATCCAGTCCACCTACCTGGTCACCGCAGCCGACTACGTGGCCTGCCACAACCCCAGCTACGTGCACCTCTACGACGTGCTCGACGGCATCAAGGAAGGCGGCACCTTCGTCCTGAACTGCGCCTGGTCCGCCGACGACATGGACAGGGAGCTGCCCGCGTCCATGCGCCGGGCCATCGCACAGAAAAAGCTGAAGTTCTACACCGTGGACGCGGTCAAGATCGCGGGCCAGGTGGGCCTGGGCGGCCGCATCAACATGATCATGCAGACCGCCTTCTTCAAGCTGGCCGACGTCATCGACTTCGAGGAAGCCGTCACGCTCCTCAAGGCGGGCATCAAGGCCGCATACGGCAAGAAGGGCGACAAGATCGTCAACATGAACAACGCTGCCGTGGACAACGCCATCGACGCCATCGTCGAGGTGCCGGTCCCGGCATCCTGGGCCGACCTGGCCGACGACCCCAAGGCCGAGAGCGACGAGCCCGATTACGTCAGGGACATCATGCGCCCGGTCCTGGCCCAGAAGGGCGACGACCTGCCGGTGAGCGTCTTTTCCAAGGACGGCACCGTGCCTTCGGGAACGTCCAAGTACGAAAAACGCGGCGTGGCCATCCTGGTGCCCGAGTGGATCGCGGACAACTGCATCCAGTGCAACCAGTGCGCGTTCGTCTGCCCCCACTCCGCCCTGCGCCCGGTCCTGGCCGACGACGCGGAGATGCAGAGCGCACCCGCGACCTTCATCGCCCAGGACGCCAAGGGCAAGGACGTCAAGGGGCTCAAGTACCGCATGCAGGTCAACACCCTGGACTGCCTGGGCTGCGGCAACTGCGCCGACATCTGCCCGGCCAAGGAAAAGGCGCTGGTCATGAAGCCCATCGCCACCCAGACCGGGGATCAGGTGCCCAACTTCGACTTCTCCGAGACCGTCTCCTACAAGGACGCCTTCAAGCGCGACACGGTCAAGGGCTCCCAGTTCAAGCAGTCGCTCATGGAATTCTCCGGAGCCTGCGCGGGCTGCGGCGAGACCCCGTACGTCAAGGTGCTGACCCAGCTCTTCGGCGAGCGCATGGTCATCGCCAACGCCACGGGCTGCTCCTCCATCTGGGGCGCGTCCGCGCCGTCCACCCCGTACTGCACCAACGCCGACGGGCACGGCCCGGCCTGGGGCAACTCCCTGTTCGAGGACGCGGCAGAGTTCGGCTTCGGCATCGAGATGGGCGTGAACAAGCGCCGCAACACCCTGGTCGCCAAGTGCGAGGCCGCCCTTGAGACCGCCTCCGGCGACGTCAAGGCCGCCATCGAGAACTGGCTGGCCGCACGGGGCGACGCCCAGGATTCCGCCGAAACCGGCGCGGCCCTGAAAGCCGCCCTGGCCGACGCGACCGACGAGAGCCTCAAGGCCATCGCCGCAGACAGCGACCTGTTCACCAAGAAATCCGTCTGGATCTTCGGCGGCGACGGCTGGGCCTACGACATCGGCTACGGCGGCGTGGACCACGTCCTGGCGTCCGGCCGGGACATCAACATCCTGGTCCTCGACACCGAGGTCTACTCCAACACGGGCGGCCAATCCTCCAAGGCCACGCCGCTCGGCTCCATCGCCAAGTTCGCCGCAGCGGGCAAGGCCACGGGCAAGAAGGACCTGGGCCGCATGGCCATGACCTACGGCTACGTGTACGTGGCCCAGGTGGCCATGGGCGCGGACAAGCAGCAGATGCTCAAGGCCTTCAAGGAGGCCGAGGCCTACAACGGGCCCTCGCTCATCATCTGCTACGCCCCGTGCATCAACCAGGGCATCAGGAAGGGCATGGGCAAGACCCAGCTCGAACAGAAACTGGCCGTGGACTCCGGCTACTGGCCGCTCTACCGCTACAACCCCGAGCTCGTCGCCGAGGGCAAGAACCCGTTCCAACTGGAGTCCAAGGCTCCCGACGGGACACTGCAGGAGTTCCTGTCCGGCGAGAATCGCTACGCCATGCTGGAACGGTTCCACCCGGAGCTGTCCAAGGCGTTCCGTGTAAAAATCGAGAAGGATTACGCCGACCGCTACGCCACCTACACCCATCTGGCCGAGGCTGATTTCAGCCGGGCCGCCGGCGGGGAGGACCTGGCCGCGTGCGATACCGGCGTCTCCGCCGAAAGTCCGGGTTCAGGCGAACCCTGCGACGACGGCAGATAA